Proteins found in one Lysinibacillus fusiformis genomic segment:
- a CDS encoding cytidine deaminase, translating to MTIDMQALLEESKKAREKAYVPYSKFKVGAALLTKDGEVIHGCNIENAGYSMTNCAERTAFFKAVSEGTYEFEAIAIVADTDGPCAPCGACRQVMMEFCAPTMPVYLTNLKGDVTVTSVGELLPFAFTTEDLENAGN from the coding sequence ATGACAATAGATATGCAAGCATTATTAGAGGAATCAAAAAAAGCGCGTGAAAAAGCCTATGTTCCTTATTCAAAATTTAAAGTAGGGGCAGCTCTATTAACGAAAGATGGAGAGGTTATTCACGGCTGTAATATTGAAAATGCAGGCTATAGTATGACGAATTGTGCTGAGCGTACAGCGTTTTTTAAGGCAGTGTCAGAGGGGACTTACGAATTCGAAGCCATTGCCATTGTAGCTGATACGGACGGGCCATGTGCCCCATGTGGAGCATGTCGTCAGGTGATGATGGAGTTTTGTGCTCCAACTATGCCTGTTTATTTAACGAATTTAAAAGGTGATGTGACGGTAACGTCAGTGGGCGAATTACTACCGTTTGCATTTACGACGGAGGATTTAGAGAATGCAGGAAACTAA
- the ybeY gene encoding rRNA maturation RNase YbeY translates to MILTIDFTDETNEVGAQHMELVEKLLQHAASVENIEPETEVSVTFVTNETIQDINREYRGKDQPTDVISFALEELGEGEMEVTFEGMPRVLGDIIISTDRAKEQAEEYNHSFERELGFLAVHGFLHLLGYDHMEPEEEKVMFTKQDEILQTFGLGRD, encoded by the coding sequence ATGATTTTAACAATTGATTTTACGGATGAAACAAATGAAGTGGGAGCACAACATATGGAGCTTGTTGAAAAGCTATTACAGCATGCTGCAAGTGTAGAAAACATTGAGCCAGAAACAGAGGTTTCAGTGACGTTTGTAACGAACGAGACAATTCAAGATATTAATCGTGAATATCGTGGTAAGGATCAGCCAACTGATGTCATTTCCTTTGCACTAGAGGAGCTAGGGGAAGGGGAAATGGAAGTAACTTTTGAAGGGATGCCACGTGTATTAGGTGATATTATTATTTCGACAGACCGTGCAAAAGAGCAGGCTGAGGAATATAATCATTCCTTTGAGCGAGAATTAGGCTTTTTAGCTGTACATGGTTTTTTACATTTACTTGGTTATGACCATATGGAGCCAGAAGAAGAGAAAGTGATGTTTACAAAGCAAGATGAGATTTTACAAACTTTTGGCTTAGGACGAGACTAG
- a CDS encoding S-layer homology domain-containing protein, translating into MQSQRLFQLAIATALATSAIIVAPPAHAASFFPDINPSNEEGKAIIQLADRGIISGYMDGTFKPANPITRTQAAKILAGILKLDTVHVKNPQFKDIKPGDENYGAIAALANAGIINGANGYFYPTQNITREQMSKMIAKGFGLTSPSNTQLPFTDVKKGNEFEPHIKALFANGITKGTSATTFGPKSNVKRSQLAAFVVRAEKMLGNATIYAKQFKQDYIFAFYGGLEPATDIFAWDENEDMTESITITPLKEGTGKLVITGFTDDSEDFTEIFYLVHVKNVNGKLKTTLEEVKEEDYIENLSFDITESHLPFVPTELTVHNTNGQALAPNLYSFNQQDQTLSILQNGQFIVTFSDGTQQQKMAAEVYSYDFVRNIDLYHLTDELILTTQELPFEPAYVALESFGFEPVPVKATILNGQLHVTPKAEGLAILHLTGKNEETAYLYIESKKIAGQWAFLVSEDEEEF; encoded by the coding sequence TTGCAGTCTCAACGTTTATTTCAACTAGCTATAGCAACTGCTTTAGCAACAAGTGCGATTATTGTCGCACCACCAGCACATGCAGCATCATTTTTTCCTGATATCAACCCATCCAACGAGGAAGGAAAAGCCATTATTCAGTTAGCAGATCGAGGCATCATATCTGGCTATATGGATGGGACATTTAAACCTGCAAACCCTATTACACGTACACAGGCTGCGAAGATTTTAGCAGGTATTTTAAAGCTCGATACAGTTCACGTAAAAAATCCTCAATTCAAGGACATCAAACCTGGCGATGAAAACTACGGCGCCATTGCCGCATTAGCGAATGCTGGTATTATTAATGGAGCAAATGGTTATTTCTACCCTACTCAAAATATTACACGCGAGCAAATGTCAAAAATGATTGCGAAAGGCTTTGGATTAACAAGTCCGAGTAACACACAATTACCATTTACAGATGTCAAAAAGGGGAATGAATTTGAACCTCATATTAAAGCATTGTTTGCAAATGGTATTACAAAAGGAACATCTGCAACGACTTTCGGTCCAAAAAGTAATGTGAAGCGCTCTCAACTGGCTGCTTTTGTTGTGCGTGCTGAAAAGATGCTTGGCAATGCCACCATCTATGCAAAACAATTTAAGCAAGATTATATCTTTGCATTTTATGGTGGTTTAGAGCCAGCAACGGATATTTTCGCTTGGGATGAAAATGAGGACATGACAGAATCTATCACCATTACCCCATTAAAAGAAGGAACGGGTAAATTGGTAATCACTGGATTCACAGATGATTCCGAGGACTTTACTGAAATCTTCTATTTAGTACATGTAAAAAATGTTAATGGGAAGCTAAAGACAACGCTTGAAGAAGTAAAGGAAGAAGATTATATAGAAAATTTATCATTTGATATAACGGAGAGCCATTTACCTTTTGTGCCAACAGAGTTGACGGTCCATAATACGAATGGACAGGCACTTGCTCCCAATTTATACAGCTTTAATCAACAAGATCAAACACTATCCATCTTGCAAAACGGACAATTCATTGTTACATTTTCAGATGGGACTCAACAACAAAAGATGGCTGCAGAAGTGTATTCCTATGATTTTGTTCGCAACATTGATTTATATCATTTAACAGATGAATTAATACTGACGACGCAAGAATTACCTTTTGAACCAGCATATGTAGCTCTCGAAAGTTTTGGTTTTGAGCCAGTGCCTGTAAAAGCGACGATTCTTAATGGGCAACTACATGTTACGCCAAAAGCTGAAGGTCTAGCGATTCTCCATTTAACAGGTAAAAACGAAGAAACGGCTTACCTTTATATTGAAAGTAAAAAAATTGCTGGACAATGGGCCTTTTTAGTGTCAGAGGATGAGGAAGAATTTTAA
- the era gene encoding GTPase Era, whose product MQETNNGYKSGFISIIGRPNVGKSTFLNRVIGQKIAIMSDKPQTTRNKVQGVLTTDDSQMIFIDTPGIHKPKHKLGDFMLKVSKNTLREVDVIMFMVNAEQKIGKGDEFILEMLAGNPTPVFLVINKIDAIHPDELIGIIESYKERYDFAEIVPISALQGNNVENLLVTLGKYLPEGPQYYPADQVTDHPERFIISELIREKVLHLTREEIPHSIAVVIDKIRRDEENDDKIRVAATIIVERDSQKGIVIGKRGALLKEVGTRARKDIEMLLGSKVYLELWVKVQKDWRNKSTHLRDFGFRDDEY is encoded by the coding sequence ATGCAGGAAACTAACAATGGCTATAAATCAGGCTTTATCTCCATCATTGGTCGTCCAAATGTTGGCAAATCGACATTTTTAAATCGTGTCATTGGCCAAAAAATTGCGATCATGAGTGATAAGCCACAAACAACAAGAAATAAAGTACAAGGCGTACTGACAACAGATGATAGCCAAATGATTTTTATAGATACACCAGGTATCCACAAGCCAAAACATAAACTAGGCGATTTCATGCTGAAGGTTTCTAAAAACACATTGCGTGAAGTGGACGTTATTATGTTTATGGTCAATGCTGAGCAAAAAATCGGTAAAGGCGATGAATTCATACTAGAAATGCTAGCAGGAAATCCAACGCCTGTCTTTTTGGTTATCAATAAAATTGATGCCATTCATCCAGATGAACTAATAGGAATTATTGAGAGCTATAAAGAGCGCTATGACTTTGCGGAGATTGTACCGATTTCAGCACTACAAGGCAATAATGTAGAAAATTTATTAGTGACATTAGGGAAGTATTTACCAGAGGGACCTCAGTATTACCCAGCAGATCAAGTGACAGACCATCCAGAACGATTTATTATTTCAGAACTTATTCGTGAAAAAGTCCTGCATTTAACACGTGAAGAAATTCCTCATTCGATCGCAGTGGTAATTGATAAAATTCGTCGTGATGAAGAAAATGATGATAAAATTCGTGTAGCGGCTACAATTATTGTGGAGCGTGATTCACAAAAAGGGATTGTTATCGGAAAACGTGGAGCCTTGCTAAAAGAAGTAGGGACACGTGCCCGAAAGGATATCGAAATGTTATTAGGGTCTAAAGTATATTTAGAGCTATGGGTAAAGGTTCAAAAGGATTGGCGTAATAAATCTACACATTTACGCGATTTCGGATTCCGTGATGATGAATACTAG
- a CDS encoding glycine--tRNA ligase, which produces MANKSMETIVSLAKHRGFVFPGSEIYGGLANTWDYGPLGVELKNNIKKAWWQKFVQESEHNVGIDAAILMNPKAWVASGHVGNFNDPMIDCKSCKARHRADKIIEDAALAKGDEIIVDGMTFDQMKETMIKYDVVCPDCGKTDFTDIRQFNLMFKTFQGVTESSTNEIYLRPETAQGIFVNFKNVQRSMRKRTPFGIAQIGKSFRNEITPGNFTFRTREFEQMELEFFCKPGEDLEWHAYWKEFCKNWLLNLGMKEDSMRLRDHEDDELSHYSNATTDIEFKFPFGWGELWGVADRTDFDLKQHMEHSGEDFTYIDPVSNERYVPYCIEPSLGADRVTLAFLCDAYDEEELEGDDKRTVLRFHPALAPFKAAVLPLSKKLSDEATDVWAELRKAFPVDFDESQSIGKRYRRQDEIGTPFCITYDFDSKEDGQVTVRHRDSMTQVRMPIAEVKAYIEKHLQF; this is translated from the coding sequence ATGGCTAACAAATCAATGGAAACCATCGTATCATTAGCAAAACATCGAGGCTTTGTCTTCCCTGGTTCTGAAATCTACGGAGGTTTAGCAAATACTTGGGATTATGGTCCACTAGGCGTTGAATTAAAAAACAATATTAAAAAAGCTTGGTGGCAAAAATTCGTCCAAGAATCAGAACACAATGTAGGTATTGACGCTGCGATCTTAATGAACCCAAAAGCTTGGGTTGCTTCAGGTCACGTTGGTAACTTTAATGACCCAATGATCGACTGTAAATCATGTAAAGCTCGCCACCGTGCAGATAAAATTATCGAAGACGCTGCATTGGCAAAGGGCGATGAAATCATTGTTGATGGTATGACATTCGATCAAATGAAAGAAACAATGATTAAATATGACGTCGTATGTCCTGATTGTGGAAAAACTGATTTCACAGATATTCGCCAATTCAACCTTATGTTTAAAACATTCCAGGGTGTAACGGAATCTTCTACAAACGAAATTTATTTACGTCCAGAAACGGCACAAGGTATTTTCGTGAACTTTAAAAATGTTCAACGTTCTATGCGTAAACGTACACCATTTGGTATCGCACAAATCGGTAAATCTTTCCGTAACGAAATTACACCGGGTAACTTCACATTCCGTACACGTGAATTCGAACAAATGGAGCTTGAATTCTTCTGTAAACCGGGCGAAGACCTTGAATGGCATGCATATTGGAAAGAATTCTGTAAAAATTGGTTACTAAACCTAGGCATGAAAGAAGATTCGATGCGTCTTCGTGACCATGAGGATGATGAACTCTCTCACTACTCTAACGCGACAACAGATATCGAATTCAAATTCCCATTTGGCTGGGGAGAGCTTTGGGGTGTAGCTGATCGTACAGATTTCGATTTAAAACAACATATGGAACACTCTGGTGAAGATTTCACTTATATCGATCCTGTATCAAACGAACGCTATGTTCCTTATTGTATTGAACCATCATTAGGAGCTGATCGTGTAACATTAGCCTTCCTATGTGATGCCTATGATGAAGAGGAGCTAGAAGGTGACGATAAGCGTACCGTTTTACGTTTCCACCCTGCTTTAGCACCATTCAAAGCTGCCGTGCTACCACTTTCTAAAAAATTATCTGATGAAGCGACAGATGTTTGGGCTGAACTGCGTAAAGCCTTCCCTGTTGATTTTGATGAATCACAATCAATTGGTAAACGTTACCGTCGTCAAGATGAAATTGGTACACCATTCTGTATCACATATGATTTTGATTCAAAAGAGGATGGCCAAGTAACAGTACGTCATCGTGACTCTATGACACAAGTTCGTATGCCTATTGCTGAAGTAAAAGCATATATTGAAAAACATTTACAATTCTAA
- the recO gene encoding DNA repair protein RecO: MLHKWEGIVLKVRAYGESNKIVILLTREAGKVATMARGAKKPSSRLASVTQPFTYGMFMVQHHTGMGTLQQGEHLNSMRHIREDIMATAYASYIMELVERVVEEGKPEPFAFDVLLQALQAIEDGYDPEAITLFVEWKMLPYTGVQPILHACAACGAVDGEFAFSFAQGGFLCHRCYQHDPYIIRLTPTQLKLIRMFYTVPIDQIGKIELKKETKYFIKKIITTIYEEQTGIRFKTRKFIEQLERTPELQIRSKDEMPEEP, from the coding sequence ATGCTTCATAAATGGGAGGGTATTGTATTAAAGGTTCGCGCATATGGTGAATCCAATAAGATAGTTATTTTGCTAACGCGAGAAGCTGGCAAAGTGGCTACGATGGCTCGAGGGGCAAAAAAACCTTCTAGTAGATTGGCTTCCGTCACGCAACCCTTTACCTATGGCATGTTTATGGTACAACATCATACGGGTATGGGGACATTGCAACAGGGAGAGCATTTGAATTCAATGCGCCATATTCGTGAAGATATTATGGCTACTGCTTATGCTAGCTATATTATGGAATTAGTGGAGCGAGTTGTAGAAGAAGGGAAGCCAGAACCATTTGCGTTTGATGTCTTACTACAAGCATTACAAGCAATTGAGGATGGCTATGATCCTGAAGCCATTACGCTGTTTGTTGAATGGAAAATGCTACCCTATACAGGTGTGCAACCTATTTTACATGCCTGTGCTGCGTGTGGCGCTGTAGATGGGGAATTTGCTTTTTCCTTTGCTCAAGGAGGATTTTTATGCCATCGCTGTTATCAGCATGACCCCTATATCATTCGCTTAACGCCAACACAGCTGAAACTGATCAGGATGTTCTATACTGTTCCTATCGACCAAATTGGAAAAATAGAGCTGAAAAAAGAAACAAAATATTTCATAAAAAAAATTATTACAACCATCTATGAAGAACAAACGGGGATTCGGTTTAAGACGAGAAAATTTATTGAGCAACTAGAACGTACCCCTGAATTGCAAATACGCTCGAAAGACGAAATGCCAGAAGAACCATAA
- a CDS encoding HD-GYP domain-containing protein, whose amino-acid sequence MLRKVTLSIHEVEANDILAEDIFSEYRLLAKKDLVLTERIIALLKLRKVDELSVYLPSDSVRVVHDLSAQRTREYEDLFAPLMEKRDPVDDYKETVSQLFMTTLENVVHELRYGQILKSMQDTAYVRGVFEKILEKKYRYELLMRLKEWDEYSFVHSFDVFVLGTIFARYLGLTDIETLARGYLFHDIGKVFIPQEILNLKRKLSEDEFDIVKAHTTKGYELLIEHKEEDIAYLARDHHERFAGKGYPNQLCADDMSDGVQLLQIIDVYSAMTSKRVYHVGYGATDALAVLYRDRHLYNESFMHKFVECLGIYPVNSVVMLSDNRSAQVELVYDLFPTLPKVRLLDEQKSMNLPLNYSVRITKMIDYRANSFEEIFNLFVEQLIRCDENNLRIHFNKLIDHLHPKEIVLKIFLPAFRILRLLTREIQTDMTKYRNSIGILKTLLEEQLNVLYMDYQHEQTTILVVETSLRENFFIKLVQSILYIDKIVPFFINPGDDQRITQLMEHCEVNVAYFIEDEQTFDKRVRPMREGTFLYYSLADIEELLVSLIGMSMKKFSFEEKMQERLFSTYKA is encoded by the coding sequence ATGCTACGAAAAGTAACCTTAAGTATTCATGAAGTTGAAGCAAATGATATATTAGCAGAAGATATTTTTTCAGAGTATCGTTTATTAGCTAAAAAGGATTTAGTTTTAACGGAACGAATTATTGCCTTACTTAAACTTCGTAAAGTAGATGAATTATCTGTCTATTTGCCATCTGATTCAGTTCGAGTTGTCCATGATTTAAGTGCTCAACGAACAAGAGAATATGAAGATCTATTTGCCCCATTAATGGAAAAAAGAGATCCAGTGGATGATTATAAAGAGACAGTTAGTCAACTTTTTATGACAACACTGGAGAATGTCGTGCATGAATTACGCTATGGACAAATTCTTAAAAGCATGCAGGATACGGCTTATGTAAGAGGTGTTTTTGAAAAGATTTTGGAAAAAAAATATCGCTATGAGCTACTTATGCGTTTAAAGGAATGGGATGAGTATTCATTTGTCCATTCATTTGATGTATTTGTCTTAGGTACAATTTTTGCCAGATACTTAGGTTTAACAGATATCGAAACATTAGCTAGGGGCTACTTGTTCCATGATATCGGGAAGGTTTTTATACCTCAAGAAATATTAAATTTAAAACGTAAACTCTCTGAAGATGAGTTTGATATTGTCAAGGCACACACCACAAAAGGCTACGAGCTACTTATCGAACATAAAGAGGAAGACATCGCCTATTTGGCACGAGATCATCATGAACGTTTTGCGGGAAAGGGCTACCCAAATCAACTTTGTGCGGATGATATGAGTGATGGTGTACAATTATTACAAATTATTGATGTATATTCAGCAATGACATCCAAGCGGGTCTATCACGTTGGCTACGGTGCTACAGATGCTTTAGCTGTTTTATACAGAGATCGTCATTTATATAATGAGAGCTTTATGCATAAATTTGTAGAATGTTTAGGGATTTACCCAGTTAACTCTGTTGTTATGTTATCAGATAATCGCAGTGCACAAGTAGAACTTGTTTATGATTTATTTCCTACATTACCAAAAGTGAGATTGCTGGATGAGCAGAAATCTATGAACTTACCTCTGAACTATAGTGTGAGAATTACGAAAATGATAGACTATCGAGCTAATAGCTTTGAAGAGATTTTCAATTTATTTGTAGAGCAATTAATCCGCTGTGATGAAAATAATCTGAGAATTCATTTTAATAAATTAATTGACCATTTACATCCTAAAGAAATTGTCTTAAAAATTTTCTTACCAGCCTTTCGTATATTACGTTTATTAACAAGAGAAATCCAAACGGATATGACGAAATATCGAAATTCTATTGGTATCTTAAAAACACTACTAGAAGAGCAATTAAACGTTTTATATATGGATTATCAGCATGAACAAACAACCATTTTAGTTGTGGAAACATCGTTACGCGAAAATTTCTTCATTAAGCTTGTGCAAAGTATTTTGTATATTGATAAAATTGTACCATTCTTCATAAATCCAGGTGATGATCAACGGATTACACAATTGATGGAACATTGTGAGGTCAATGTCGCTTATTTTATTGAAGATGAACAAACGTTTGACAAACGGGTTCGTCCAATGCGAGAAGGTACATTCCTTTATTACTCACTAGCAGATATTGAGGAGCTATTAGTGAGCTTAATAGGGATGAGTATGAAAAAGTTTTCATTCGAGGAAAAAATGCAAGAGCGCTTATTTTCAACATATAAAGCATAA
- a CDS encoding helix-turn-helix transcriptional regulator produces the protein MSPIELNKRQEDILQIVKENGPITGEHIAERLNLTRATLRPDLAILTMAGFLDARPRVGYFYSGKKASVALIDSIHNLKVKDFHSGPVVVPETMTVYDAICFMFSEDVGTLFVVDKNEFLTGVLSRKDLLRTSIGTQDLNKIPVHIIMTRMPNISYCERSDSLIVAANKLIEREVDSLPVVEPQEGGLTIVGRLTKTTITRAFLSLAQNV, from the coding sequence GTGAGTCCAATCGAACTCAATAAACGTCAGGAAGACATATTACAAATTGTGAAAGAAAACGGCCCTATTACTGGAGAACATATTGCCGAACGTCTCAATCTGACAAGAGCCACTTTAAGACCAGATTTAGCCATCCTAACAATGGCAGGATTTCTAGATGCAAGGCCAAGGGTTGGTTATTTTTATTCAGGTAAGAAGGCATCTGTTGCATTAATAGATAGTATTCACAATTTAAAAGTGAAGGATTTTCATTCAGGCCCTGTAGTTGTCCCTGAAACAATGACGGTTTATGATGCAATTTGCTTTATGTTTTCAGAAGATGTTGGTACACTCTTTGTCGTAGATAAGAATGAGTTTTTGACAGGCGTACTATCTCGCAAAGATTTACTGCGTACAAGTATTGGCACGCAGGATTTAAATAAAATTCCAGTACATATTATTATGACGCGTATGCCAAATATTTCGTACTGTGAAAGATCAGATTCTTTAATTGTTGCAGCGAACAAACTTATTGAACGAGAGGTTGATTCACTACCAGTAGTTGAACCGCAAGAGGGTGGTTTAACGATTGTTGGTCGTCTTACAAAAACAACGATTACACGAGCTTTCTTATCTCTTGCACAAAATGTCTAA
- a CDS encoding diacylglycerol kinase family protein, which produces MDLRKYLRSFGYAFEGIITASKEQNLKSHILSAIIVILASYWTGLSRMEWYIVLLLIALMFALEMMNTAIERVVDLASPEIHPLAKQAKDIAAGAVLVFALFSAIIGLLIFLPKWF; this is translated from the coding sequence ATGGATTTACGCAAATACTTGCGATCTTTTGGCTATGCGTTTGAAGGCATCATAACTGCAAGTAAAGAACAAAATTTAAAATCACATATATTGAGTGCAATCATTGTTATACTGGCTAGTTATTGGACAGGTTTATCTCGTATGGAATGGTATATTGTGCTACTATTAATAGCACTAATGTTTGCGCTGGAAATGATGAATACAGCGATCGAACGGGTTGTCGATTTAGCTTCCCCAGAGATACACCCACTTGCTAAGCAGGCAAAAGATATTGCGGCAGGTGCAGTGCTTGTATTTGCGCTATTCAGTGCTATAATCGGATTACTCATCTTTCTGCCAAAATGGTTTTAA